A genomic segment from Syntrophotalea acetylenivorans encodes:
- the plsY gene encoding glycerol-3-phosphate 1-O-acyltransferase PlsY yields the protein MMIFALVLLTAYLIGAIPTGLLLTRMVGGGDIRNSGSGNIGATNVYRTIGRKLGALTLVGDALKGALPVLAANTLFGDNLYQVGAVSVAAFLGHCFPVYLGFKGGKGVATALGVYLVLSPLAVLGAFLTFAGLVWKTRYISVGSISAAAVIPVLVWFTRGSLPLLLATLIISSIVILRHRTNIQRLFAGTENKFKA from the coding sequence ATGATGATCTTTGCACTCGTACTGCTTACCGCTTACCTGATCGGCGCCATTCCAACCGGCCTGCTGCTGACCCGTATGGTCGGCGGCGGTGACATCCGCAACAGCGGTAGCGGCAACATCGGCGCTACCAACGTCTACCGCACCATCGGCCGCAAACTCGGTGCCTTGACCCTGGTCGGCGACGCCCTTAAGGGTGCCCTGCCAGTGCTGGCAGCCAACACCCTGTTCGGCGACAACCTTTATCAGGTCGGTGCAGTTTCTGTCGCGGCCTTTCTCGGCCATTGCTTTCCGGTTTATCTCGGCTTCAAGGGTGGCAAAGGGGTCGCCACCGCTCTTGGCGTCTATCTGGTTCTGTCTCCCCTGGCAGTGCTCGGCGCCTTCCTGACCTTTGCCGGGCTGGTGTGGAAAACGCGTTATATCTCAGTGGGTTCCATCAGTGCTGCCGCAGTTATTCCTGTGTTGGTCTGGTTTACTAGAGGCTCGCTGCCCTTGCTGTTGGCCACCTTGATAATCAGCAGCATTGTTATCCTGCGCCACCGCACCAATATTCAACGCCTGTTCGCAGGCACAGAAAATAAATTTAAAGCCTGA
- the mltG gene encoding endolytic transglycosylase MltG: MKRRLFFFIFALALLPLLFCGGYYTFFLRQTVSPPTPITISIARGSSFGAVAQKLHGAGVVSNVFSFKLLARLRRDSAAIQAGDYHFTEPATPGQILDRLVAGDVQLHRLTIPEGFAIKEIAERLQHSEFQDAAAFLPLTREPALLRELGIKAASLEGYLFPETYTFDSRTNSRQLIEAMVDQCLAVLTPALLAKAKEQNLNRHQLLTLASIIQKEAGNNSEMPLISAVFHNRLQRGIALQADPTVIYGVKDFDGNLTRRHLREITPYNTYRVPGLPPGPIASPGQAALQAAANPASVNYLYFVARGDGSHKFSSTLREHNAAVRRYQLKQ; this comes from the coding sequence ATGAAGCGTCGGCTGTTCTTCTTCATTTTCGCTCTGGCGCTTCTACCTCTGCTTTTCTGTGGCGGGTATTATACCTTCTTCCTGCGACAGACCGTCTCACCACCGACGCCCATCACCATCAGCATAGCTCGGGGCAGCTCTTTTGGTGCCGTGGCTCAGAAGCTTCATGGTGCCGGAGTCGTTTCCAACGTTTTCAGCTTTAAATTACTCGCCCGGCTACGGCGAGATTCCGCAGCTATCCAGGCGGGCGACTATCATTTTACCGAGCCCGCCACCCCCGGCCAAATCCTCGACCGCCTGGTAGCCGGCGATGTCCAACTCCACCGGTTGACCATCCCCGAAGGCTTTGCCATCAAAGAAATCGCCGAACGTCTGCAGCACAGCGAATTTCAAGACGCCGCAGCCTTTCTGCCCCTAACCCGCGAGCCCGCGCTGCTCCGTGAATTGGGCATCAAAGCTGCCTCGCTGGAAGGCTACCTGTTTCCTGAAACATACACCTTCGACAGCCGTACTAACAGCCGCCAGCTGATTGAAGCCATGGTCGATCAGTGTCTGGCCGTACTGACGCCTGCCCTTTTGGCCAAGGCCAAAGAACAGAATCTCAATCGTCATCAGCTGCTGACCCTGGCATCCATCATTCAAAAAGAAGCCGGCAACAACAGCGAGATGCCCCTGATTTCGGCGGTCTTTCATAATCGCTTGCAGCGGGGCATAGCCCTGCAGGCGGACCCAACCGTCATCTACGGCGTCAAAGACTTCGACGGCAACCTCACCCGCCGCCATCTGCGGGAAATCACTCCCTACAACACCTATCGCGTTCCCGGCTTACCGCCCGGTCCCATCGCCAGCCCCGGCCAAGCCGCCCTGCAGGCTGCGGCCAATCCGGCATCGGTAAACTACCTCTACTTCGTCGCCCGCGGCGACGGCAGTCACAAGTTTTCCAGCACCCTGCGCGAGCACAATGCGGCGG